In Candidatus Methanomethylophilus alvi Mx1201, a genomic segment contains:
- a CDS encoding histidine phosphatase family protein, translated as MEKTSSGGLNVIDRDGVYGVLAEDGTFSPVYRVPEEASPPGTPRWTSDLGEHVWDSCVAFVRHAERPAHFLRDSDGIGVTDLTDRGREDARRLGTLLRGYDVSLSSSPVPRCVSTCVSVAEGLGRDLPVERREEVGGYGTALYLDGYAGHVYREPGTTAVLGNLSGRPIEGWHPLEECVRRMMDVILPFLSREGVLTLCVSHDLFVAQLVGGTVGRFPSDRWISYLDGILVCRRGEETYVVWEGEEHPYAGPLPAADISPASPPRRVVLPPSGPLPEVRFSAPGDIVWAGPPSDGKSLLVDSRGYFRHVRADGYPVYGRTYDWAGDFRDGVAPVAVEGVGATFVTDFGDLLHNRWFREVRGYREGVAAVRDGKGWFHIGMDGEPLYPERYDSVTDAEGGRCLCTSGGVAVERILAPVSDEPMGP; from the coding sequence ATGGAAAAGACGTCCTCCGGAGGCTTGAACGTGATCGACAGGGACGGCGTCTACGGCGTCCTCGCGGAGGACGGGACGTTCTCGCCCGTGTATAGAGTCCCGGAGGAGGCGTCCCCTCCGGGGACCCCCCGCTGGACCTCCGACCTCGGGGAGCACGTCTGGGACTCCTGCGTCGCCTTCGTCAGGCATGCGGAGCGCCCCGCCCACTTCCTCAGGGACTCCGACGGCATCGGCGTCACCGACCTCACCGACAGGGGGAGGGAGGACGCCCGCCGCCTCGGCACCCTCCTGAGGGGCTACGACGTCTCCCTCTCCTCCAGTCCCGTCCCCCGCTGCGTCTCCACCTGCGTCTCCGTCGCGGAGGGCCTCGGGAGGGACCTCCCCGTGGAGAGGAGGGAGGAGGTCGGGGGCTACGGCACCGCCCTGTACCTCGACGGCTACGCCGGTCACGTGTACCGGGAGCCGGGCACCACCGCCGTCCTCGGGAACCTCTCCGGCCGTCCCATAGAGGGATGGCACCCCTTGGAGGAGTGCGTCCGGAGGATGATGGATGTCATCCTCCCCTTCCTGTCCCGGGAGGGCGTGCTGACGCTCTGCGTCAGCCACGACCTCTTCGTCGCCCAGCTCGTAGGCGGTACCGTCGGGAGGTTCCCCTCCGACCGGTGGATATCCTATCTGGACGGGATCCTGGTGTGCAGGCGGGGGGAGGAGACGTACGTGGTGTGGGAGGGGGAGGAGCACCCTTATGCCGGCCCCCTTCCCGCGGCGGACATCTCCCCCGCATCCCCTCCCCGCAGGGTCGTCCTCCCGCCCTCAGGTCCCCTCCCCGAGGTGAGGTTCTCCGCCCCCGGCGACATCGTGTGGGCGGGCCCCCCGAGCGACGGCAAGAGCCTCCTCGTCGACTCCCGCGGGTATTTCCGCCACGTCCGCGCCGACGGCTATCCGGTGTACGGCCGGACATACGACTGGGCGGGCGATTTCAGGGACGGGGTGGCCCCTGTAGCCGTCGAGGGGGTCGGCGCCACCTTCGTGACGGACTTCGGGGACCTCCTCCACAACAGGTGGTTCCGCGAGGTCAGGGGATACCGCGAAGGCGTCGCGGCCGTCAGGGACGGGAAGGGATGGTTCCACATCGGCATGGACGGGGAGCCCCTGTATCCGGAGAGGTACGACTCGGTCACCGACGCCGAGGGCGGGAGATGTCTCTGCACCTCCGGCGGTGTCGCCGTCGAGAGGATACTGGCCCCGGTCTCGGACGAGCCTATGGGTCCGTAA
- a CDS encoding GNAT family N-acetyltransferase yields the protein MSIEVRSFRPSDAEQAAFVWNSVVEEGDAFPQEETLTVPEAVEFFQSQSYTGVAADTDTGEVLGLYILHPNNVGRCGHIANCSYAVRPDVRGRHVGSLLVADSKETAREKGFRIIQFNAVVATNAPALALYRKMGFSQLGTVPGGFRTKDGRYEDIILHYIVL from the coding sequence ATGTCCATCGAAGTAAGGTCCTTCCGTCCCTCCGACGCGGAGCAGGCGGCCTTTGTCTGGAACTCCGTCGTCGAGGAAGGCGACGCCTTCCCCCAGGAGGAGACCCTCACCGTGCCCGAGGCCGTGGAGTTCTTCCAATCCCAGTCGTACACCGGCGTCGCCGCCGACACCGACACCGGCGAGGTCCTGGGGCTCTACATCCTCCACCCCAACAACGTCGGCCGCTGCGGGCACATCGCCAACTGCAGCTACGCCGTCCGTCCCGACGTCCGCGGGAGACATGTGGGGAGCCTCCTCGTGGCCGACTCCAAGGAGACGGCCCGGGAGAAGGGGTTCCGCATAATCCAGTTCAACGCCGTCGTGGCCACCAACGCCCCCGCGCTCGCCCTCTACAGGAAGATGGGGTTCTCCCAACTGGGCACCGTCCCCGGCGGTTTCCGCACGAAGGACGGACGTTACGAGGACATAATCCTCCACTACATCGTACTGTGA